A window of Leclercia adecarboxylata contains these coding sequences:
- a CDS encoding outer membrane beta-barrel protein has protein sequence MKKTVVALIIVSAFTSSAAFAAGDAGTWYSGGKFGWTHYFDTNTGSKALDNNSGSSHFNVDQDNVGGGIYTGYQINSWLAVEGGYDYLGNMQIKGRHSGAGATMKSQGIQMSLKASYALTPDWDLYGRAGAMGYRAESDISGHNRFETGVRPLAAVGTEYAFNENWAGRLEYQWVSNVGNANQIGVSGDISTVTAGLTYRFGQHD, from the coding sequence ATGAAAAAGACCGTTGTTGCTTTAATTATCGTAAGTGCTTTCACCTCTTCCGCAGCGTTTGCCGCGGGCGATGCCGGAACCTGGTACAGTGGTGGAAAGTTCGGATGGACACACTATTTCGATACCAATACGGGTAGTAAAGCACTGGATAATAATAGTGGCTCCAGCCATTTTAACGTGGATCAGGACAACGTCGGTGGAGGTATCTATACCGGTTACCAGATTAACTCATGGCTTGCTGTTGAAGGCGGCTACGATTATTTAGGTAATATGCAGATTAAAGGTCGTCACAGCGGCGCGGGTGCCACAATGAAAAGCCAGGGGATTCAGATGTCCCTGAAGGCAAGCTATGCCCTCACGCCAGACTGGGACCTGTATGGTCGCGCCGGGGCAATGGGATACCGTGCGGAATCAGATATCAGTGGGCACAATCGCTTTGAAACGGGTGTTCGCCCGCTGGCTGCGGTAGGTACCGAGTATGCCTTTAACGAAAACTGGGCAGGTCGCCTTGAATATCAGTGGGTAAGCAACGTGGGCAATGCCAATCAGATTGGTGTAAGCGGTGATATCAGTACGGTTACGGCCGGGCTGACCTACCGTTTCGGGCAGCACGATTGA
- a CDS encoding helix-turn-helix domain-containing protein, with product MHLISPVRPEESMQRLLEALEPIAEKIQVIPRKRMTWNYKGRPQLYFFLEGELSILRASDGLLIVTVYEAHLFGIAEMIQPTKGHILRTESESTMLRIDANQASEIITQRGLWADVATVLSYHTAYLFYRDALVVQQRTYSVIRNHLLEMITLPEQTRMRISILDYIQDRTLLSRSSVLNVISSLKKEGYIDFKRGGYLLEIKDLPESF from the coding sequence ATGCATCTTATTTCACCCGTTCGCCCCGAAGAGTCCATGCAACGTCTGTTGGAGGCGCTTGAGCCGATTGCGGAGAAAATCCAGGTGATCCCGCGTAAAAGAATGACCTGGAACTACAAAGGCCGTCCCCAGCTCTACTTCTTTCTGGAAGGGGAGCTATCCATACTGCGTGCCTCCGATGGGCTGCTGATCGTCACAGTGTATGAAGCGCATCTTTTTGGCATTGCAGAGATGATTCAGCCGACGAAAGGCCATATTTTGCGTACCGAGTCTGAATCGACGATGTTACGGATTGATGCAAACCAGGCGTCGGAGATCATCACCCAGCGAGGGTTGTGGGCGGACGTGGCAACGGTGCTGTCGTACCATACCGCTTATCTGTTTTATCGTGACGCACTGGTCGTCCAGCAGCGAACCTATTCGGTGATCCGTAACCACCTGCTGGAGATGATAACGCTGCCGGAACAGACCCGCATGCGCATCTCTATTCTGGATTATATTCAGGACAGAACGCTACTCTCACGCAGTAGTGTTCTGAATGTCATTTCTTCCCTGAAAAAAGAGGGATATATCGACTTTAAACGTGGCGGCTATCTCCTGGAAATAAAGGATCTGCCTGAGAGTTTTTGA
- the actS gene encoding amidase activator ActS produces the protein MFAGSPTKKPVSALFCLILALLLAGCAGSDSSDSGVYTVKRGDTLYRISRATGTSVKDLARLNNISPPYTIEIGQKLKVNGTSTAGKKSSSKSRGKTAAVTPSYVVPKSSWPPVGQRCWVWPASGKVVLPYSTAEGGNKGIDIAGTRGAPVYASDAGKVVYVGNQLRGYGNLIMIKHGEDYITAYAHNDTTLVNNGQNVKAGQKIATMGSTGSNTVALHFQIRYRATAIDPIRYLPAPGGKPKC, from the coding sequence TTGTTTGCAGGAAGCCCGACGAAAAAACCTGTTTCTGCTCTGTTTTGCCTGATCCTGGCCCTGCTGCTGGCGGGATGTGCGGGCAGTGACTCATCGGATTCTGGTGTGTATACCGTTAAACGCGGCGATACGCTGTACCGCATCTCGCGTGCGACCGGCACTAGCGTGAAGGATCTGGCGCGCCTGAACAATATTTCTCCGCCTTACACCATCGAAATAGGGCAAAAGCTGAAGGTCAACGGCACCAGCACCGCGGGCAAAAAATCCTCCTCAAAAAGCCGCGGGAAAACCGCCGCGGTCACGCCTTCTTACGTCGTGCCTAAATCATCCTGGCCGCCCGTCGGGCAGCGCTGCTGGGTCTGGCCTGCCAGCGGTAAAGTGGTGCTCCCGTACTCCACCGCAGAAGGAGGAAACAAAGGCATTGATATCGCGGGCACCCGTGGCGCACCGGTATATGCCTCCGATGCGGGTAAAGTGGTTTATGTCGGCAATCAGCTGCGCGGTTATGGCAACCTGATCATGATTAAGCATGGCGAGGATTACATCACCGCCTATGCCCATAACGACACGACGCTGGTGAATAACGGACAAAACGTGAAGGCCGGACAGAAGATCGCCACGATGGGCAGCACCGGATCCAATACCGTGGCGCTGCATTTCCAGATCCGCTATCGGGCGACGGCCATCGATCCGATCCGCTATTTACCCGCACCGGGCGGTAAACCTAAGTGCTAA
- the idi gene encoding isopentenyl-diphosphate Delta-isomerase has protein sequence MGTHEHVILVNDHGTAIGTEEKYAAHTSHTPLHLAFSCWLFNDKGETLVTRRAMSKKAWPGVWTNSVCGHPQQNETLEQAMIRRCRYEVGAEIIGITPVAPAFRYCETDPSGIVENEICPVFAVRVVNSLVINPDEVMAHQWVKLETLLSALEATPWAFSPWMVMEARAAREALLHFAANAK, from the coding sequence ATGGGTACACACGAACACGTCATTTTGGTTAACGACCACGGAACGGCTATCGGAACAGAGGAAAAATACGCCGCACACACCTCGCACACCCCTCTTCATCTGGCCTTCTCATGTTGGTTATTCAACGACAAAGGGGAAACGCTGGTCACGCGTCGCGCAATGAGTAAGAAAGCCTGGCCCGGCGTCTGGACCAACTCGGTTTGCGGCCATCCACAACAGAATGAAACCCTGGAACAGGCGATGATCCGCCGCTGTCGCTATGAAGTGGGTGCAGAAATTATCGGCATCACACCGGTCGCCCCGGCATTTCGCTACTGCGAAACCGATCCTTCCGGGATTGTCGAAAATGAGATCTGTCCGGTCTTTGCGGTACGTGTTGTTAACAGTCTGGTTATCAATCCCGACGAGGTGATGGCGCATCAGTGGGTGAAGCTGGAGACCCTGCTCAGCGCGCTGGAGGCTACCCCCTGGGCGTTCAGCCCGTGGATGGTGATGGAAGCCCGGGCGGCCAGAGAAGCATTACTTCACTTCGCAGCAAACGCGAAGTAA